From the genome of Bacteroides sp. MSB163, one region includes:
- a CDS encoding leucine-rich repeat domain-containing protein, whose translation MKKIIIPTILFCLTMAAGCSQDEPAMETPDNGNAPGKQITVTAAMPGTGADTRLTYDDQTNAEGNGKLIVKWAASGEKIYLYNRTKQASSTLQQKASSLSPDGKNTEFTGNLPEGTETGDELYACYQHGLTDMNFTLAVVPAISEYIPEWLSLSIPDITSDGTPRNIKHTIFAKTTYQGESTVSFSFLPLTAALKLTIQGIPAGVTITGLQLSNVSRAADVDLTVPPLAYYSENEISMEKIENLSLTSSGNVFYTALVPDRIPEVFITATDSEGKKYVAALPTITIEAGNVYVAEVTLKDVVPDEPIDMDQYASAVEVKAAIQAILNADVTEIKLKGDLAKAGMGGGWGTFADNKQITKCDLTGVTGWGATPTLPDNAFINCTALQEVVLPDDVRVIGEYAFGNCSALTTVNLSQVVQIDKYAFQNCTSLAELTLDNVTVIDGDAFFGCTSLQTLKIPKCNRFDNYIVTGCNSLTRIEATAAGDFVGIDNANSIERKAVFHNRSTHSGDNAFNPANCDLVLNVDKKEDGSAVPKVSNGNGWTVAANASPMIWKSIGFQ comes from the coding sequence ATGAAGAAAATCATCATACCCACCATCCTCTTCTGCCTGACAATGGCGGCAGGATGCAGCCAGGACGAACCGGCAATGGAAACTCCCGATAACGGCAACGCCCCGGGAAAACAGATAACCGTCACCGCCGCCATGCCCGGTACGGGAGCGGATACCCGCCTGACATACGACGACCAAACCAACGCGGAAGGCAACGGAAAGCTCATAGTGAAGTGGGCGGCAAGTGGCGAAAAGATATACCTTTATAATAGGACTAAACAAGCGTCATCCACCCTTCAACAAAAAGCAAGTTCACTCAGCCCGGATGGCAAAAACACCGAATTCACCGGGAATTTGCCTGAGGGAACAGAAACGGGCGATGAACTGTACGCCTGCTACCAACACGGCTTGACTGACATGAACTTTACTCTCGCGGTAGTTCCGGCTATATCTGAGTATATCCCGGAATGGCTAAGCTTGAGCATCCCCGACATCACAAGTGACGGAACTCCGCGCAACATAAAGCACACCATCTTTGCCAAGACCACCTATCAGGGAGAATCCACCGTCAGCTTCAGCTTCCTTCCCCTGACGGCGGCGCTGAAACTTACTATACAGGGAATACCCGCCGGAGTAACCATCACCGGCTTGCAACTGAGCAATGTGTCTCGTGCGGCAGACGTGGATCTGACGGTTCCTCCTCTCGCCTACTACTCTGAAAATGAAATATCCATGGAGAAAATAGAAAACCTCTCCCTTACCTCATCGGGTAATGTTTTCTATACCGCCCTCGTGCCCGACAGAATACCCGAGGTGTTCATAACCGCCACCGATAGCGAAGGGAAAAAGTATGTAGCCGCCCTGCCCACTATCACAATAGAAGCGGGAAACGTATACGTGGCAGAAGTGACACTGAAAGACGTAGTACCCGACGAACCTATCGATATGGACCAGTATGCCTCTGCTGTTGAAGTAAAGGCCGCTATCCAAGCCATCCTCAATGCCGACGTCACCGAAATCAAGCTCAAGGGCGACCTTGCCAAGGCGGGAATGGGCGGTGGCTGGGGTACATTTGCCGATAATAAACAAATCACGAAATGCGACCTCACCGGAGTGACGGGCTGGGGTGCAACGCCAACACTGCCCGACAACGCCTTTATTAATTGCACCGCCTTGCAGGAGGTGGTGTTGCCCGATGACGTGCGGGTAATCGGAGAGTATGCTTTTGGCAACTGCTCTGCGCTGACTACGGTGAATCTTTCGCAGGTTGTCCAAATTGATAAATACGCATTTCAGAACTGCACTTCATTGGCGGAACTCACGCTGGATAATGTGACGGTGATAGACGGGGATGCTTTCTTCGGATGTACAAGTCTGCAAACGCTCAAAATACCGAAGTGCAACCGGTTCGACAATTATATCGTTACGGGATGCAACTCTCTTACCCGGATAGAGGCCACCGCAGCCGGTGATTTCGTTGGTATAGATAATGCCAACAGTATAGAGCGCAAGGCTGTTTTTCACAACAGAAGCACTCATTCCGGAGATAACGCATTTAATCCTGCCAATTGCGACCTCGTACTGAACGTCGATAAGAAAGAGGATGGCAGTGCCGTCCCCAAAGTCTCCAACGGTAACGGATGGACTGTGGCGGCCAATGCTAGCCCCATGATTTGGAAAAGCATCGGCTTTCAATGA
- a CDS encoding type II toxin-antitoxin system RelE/ParE family toxin, giving the protein MEIKFDKEYLEELYLKGKTSDKKHRFQPPIVAKYRKTIDLLESVAVVEDLFRYHSLHYEVLVGDKAGLESVRVNDQYRIEFKTTKVVSEIVITVCNIIELSNHYK; this is encoded by the coding sequence ATGGAGATAAAGTTTGATAAAGAATATTTAGAGGAATTGTATCTCAAGGGAAAGACTTCTGATAAGAAGCATCGTTTTCAGCCCCCAATCGTTGCCAAATATCGTAAGACGATAGATCTGTTGGAATCGGTGGCAGTAGTAGAAGATCTTTTTAGATACCATTCGTTGCATTACGAGGTACTTGTTGGCGATAAAGCCGGCTTGGAATCGGTTCGGGTGAACGATCAGTATCGTATAGAGTTCAAGACAACTAAAGTGGTTTCTGAGATTGTAATCACCGTGTGTAATATAATTGAATTGTCTAATCATTATAAGTAA
- a CDS encoding HigA family addiction module antitoxin encodes MATVRFGYTPTHPGEVLKDEIEYRKISQRKLAEQMGISYKVLNDLLNGRRTLTTATAMMFEAALDVPADSLMRLQLKYNMQQAMSDRTLMERLNQIRKYAALL; translated from the coding sequence ATGGCAACTGTAAGATTCGGATATACCCCGACCCATCCCGGCGAGGTGCTGAAGGATGAAATAGAATACCGCAAGATTTCACAACGGAAACTGGCGGAACAGATGGGCATTTCTTACAAGGTACTCAACGACCTTTTGAATGGACGTCGCACGTTGACCACTGCCACTGCCATGATGTTTGAGGCTGCATTGGATGTTCCTGCCGATTCACTGATGCGATTGCAATTGAAATATAACATGCAGCAAGCAATGAGCGACAGAACGCTTATGGAGCGTTTGAACCAGATACGTAAATACGCTGCTCTGCTATAG
- a CDS encoding HU family DNA-binding protein, whose translation MAFWKKQQNKSKKVYYPQAIVKGKPVETEDIAKELARISTVSNSDVQAVLGDIAPVMHTQMKQGKSVHIKGLGYFRYTLNTVGVADLKDFDFQKQVKAVRVEFTPDREKTSSGTYTRALVDSGTLEWIELPSDTVDDSPSGGDGGIEENPLG comes from the coding sequence ATGGCATTTTGGAAAAAACAACAGAACAAGTCAAAGAAAGTATATTACCCCCAGGCCATCGTCAAGGGCAAACCCGTAGAAACCGAAGACATAGCCAAGGAACTGGCTCGCATCTCCACCGTCAGTAACTCCGACGTGCAGGCGGTGCTGGGCGACATAGCCCCCGTGATGCACACCCAGATGAAACAAGGAAAGTCCGTCCACATCAAAGGGCTGGGCTACTTCCGCTACACGCTCAATACCGTAGGCGTGGCCGACCTCAAGGATTTCGATTTTCAGAAACAAGTGAAAGCCGTCCGTGTGGAGTTCACTCCCGACCGGGAGAAGACCTCCAGCGGCACCTACACCCGTGCGCTGGTGGACAGTGGCACGCTGGAGTGGATTGAGCTCCCCTCCGATACTGTGGACGATAGTCCCTCAGGAGGCGATGGCGGCATAGAGGAAAATCCGTTGGGTTGA